CACGGGCTGCCCGTCGCGCACAAGGACCTGCACGACACGGCGGGCATCCGGACGACGTCCGGTTCACCGATCTTCGCCGAGCGGGTGCCCGACCAGGATCATCTGGTCGTCGAGCGGCTGCGGAAGGCGGGCGCGATCACGCTCGGGAAGACCAACGTCCCCGAACTGGGCCTGGGTTCGCACACCGTCAACCCCGTCTTCGGGGCCACCCGCAACCCGTACGACCTCTCCCGCAGCGCGGGCGGCAGCAGTGGCGGGGCGGGGGCGGCCCTGGCGTGCGGGATGCAGCCCATCGCGGACGGCAGCGACACCGGCGGCTCGCTGCGCAACCCGGCCTCCTTCAACAACGTCGTCGGGCTGCGCCCGTCGCCGGGCCGGGTGCCGTCCTGGCCCGAGCGGGCGCCCTGGGGACAGCTGTCGGTGAAGGGGCCGATGGCGCGGACCGTGGCGGACGTCGCGCTGACCCTGTCGGTGCTGGCGGGCCCGGATCCCCGCGATCCCCGCTCCCTCCAGACGCCCGGTGCCACCTTCGCCTGGCAACTCGACGGTGATGTGCGGGGGTTGCGGGTCGCCTTCTCGCCCGATCTCGGTGGGGCCGTGCCCGTCGACCCGGAGGTGCGGGAGGCGCTGCGGCCGGCGCCGGAGGTGTTCGCCGCGCTGGGCTGCGAGGTCGAGGAGGCCTGCCCGGACCTGCGCGGCGCGGACGAGGTGTTCCTCGCCCAGCGGGCCTGGCAGGTGGAGCTCTCCTACGGGGCGCTGCTGGACGAGCACCGCGACCGGCTCGCCCCGGACGTGGTCTGGAACATCGAGGAGGGCCGCAGGCTCGGCGGCCCCGACCTCGGGCGGGCCCAGGCGCTGCACGGCGCGCTCTACCACCGGGTGCGCGAGTTCTTCGAGCGGTACGACCTGCTGTTGCTGCCGGTCAGTCAGGTCGCGCCCTTCG
This genomic stretch from Streptomyces deccanensis harbors:
- a CDS encoding amidase, with the protein product MNHLVRHLVDHSDKYPVNPTGDAEPSEDLCFRTAYELAVALARREISAREVVTAHLERIERVDPAVNAIVTLVADRALEQASEADDRMAAGEPVGPLHGLPVAHKDLHDTAGIRTTSGSPIFAERVPDQDHLVVERLRKAGAITLGKTNVPELGLGSHTVNPVFGATRNPYDLSRSAGGSSGGAGAALACGMQPIADGSDTGGSLRNPASFNNVVGLRPSPGRVPSWPERAPWGQLSVKGPMARTVADVALTLSVLAGPDPRDPRSLQTPGATFAWQLDGDVRGLRVAFSPDLGGAVPVDPEVREALRPAPEVFAALGCEVEEACPDLRGADEVFLAQRAWQVELSYGALLDEHRDRLAPDVVWNIEEGRRLGGPDLGRAQALHGALYHRVREFFERYDLLLLPVSQVAPFDIGLAYPTVVDGTPMETYLDWMRSAYLISVTGCPALSVPAGFTPGGLPVGLQIVGPHRRDWSVLKAGYAFERATRVGERRPPVVSAAG